One stretch of Miscanthus floridulus cultivar M001 chromosome 18, ASM1932011v1, whole genome shotgun sequence DNA includes these proteins:
- the LOC136523268 gene encoding uncharacterized protein — MAFDALKHALSTAPYLQLPDFDKPFTVDCDASGSGFGAVLHQGAGALAFFSRPFVARHLKLAAYGWELIGLVQAIRHWRPYLWGRHFIVRTDHYALKFMLDQRLCTVPQHQWVSKLFGYDFAIECRLGILNTVADALSRREDVDASISAILGPPSSYSTTFRVWSDITLDFIEGLPRVNSKSVILTVVVQFSKQAHFLALSHPYTAATVAKAFFDGIAQEYAKKNYDARHRLLEFAVDDWVLLRILHQPAQSLVPGWRVGPVAYRLRLPDGARINHVFHVGVLKPFRGTPPATTPALPPLHHGRVLHRPERALRGQLHRGVWNVLIQWESMPKADATREPVEEFKALFPSFQLEDELFVEGGRDVMTGNVYQCRRASHG, encoded by the exons ATGGCCTTTGACGCACTCAAGCACGCCCTGTCCACCGCACCGTACCTTCAGCTTCCTGACTTTGACAAGCCATTCACAGTGGACTGTGACGCGTCGGGGTCGGGCTTTGGGGCAGTCCTTCACCAAGGTGCGGGCGCCCTTGCCTTCTTCAGCAGACCATTTGTGGCCCGGCATCTCAAACTCGCCGCGTACGGATGGGAATTGATCGGCTTGGTGCAAGCCATTCGCCATTGGAGGCCATATCTATGGGGTCGCCACTTCATCGTTCGCACCGACCATTATGCTCTCAAGTTCATGCTCGACCAGCGCTTGTGCACTGTTCCGCAGCATCAGTGGGTGAGCAAGCTGTTTGGCTATGATTTTGCCATTGAGTGTCGGCTGGGCATCCTCAACACCGTCGCTGACGCTCTATCTCGCCGTGAGGATGTCGATGCCTCCATCAGTGCGATCTTGGGCCCTCCTTCAAGCTATTCGACGACCTTCAGA GTGTGGTCAGACATTACGCTCGACTTCATCGAAGGCCTTCCACGCGTCAACAGCAAGAGTGTGATCCTGACGGTGGTCGTTCAGTTCTCCAAGCAGGCGCACTTCCTTGCATTGAGCCACCCATACACTGCAGCCACGGTGGCCAAGGCCTTCTTCGACGGCATT GCCCAGGAGTACGCCAAGAAGAACTACGACGCCCGCCACCGGCTGCTGGAGTTCGCCGTCGACGATTGGGTTTTGCTGCGGATCCTTCACCAGCCAGCTCAGTCATTGGTGCCGGG GTGGCGCGTTGGCCCTGTCGCATACCGTCTACGCCTTCCCGACGGCGCTCGGATCAATCATGTCTTCCACGTCGGGGTGCTCAAGCCGTTCCGTGGCACCCCTCCGGCTACGACACCGGCGCTGCCACCCCTACACCACGGCCGTGTTCTGCACCGCCCTGAACGTGCTTTACGCGGCCAACTTCACCGTGGCGTCTGGAACGTCCTCATTCAGTGGGAGTCCATGCCGAAAGCCGACGCCACCCGGGAGCCTGTTGAGGAGTTCAAGGCCCTCTTTCCCtcctttcagctcgaggacgagctattcgtcgagggagggagagatgttatgaccgggaACGTCTACCAGTGCAGACGTGCCAGCCATGGCTGA
- the LOC136522622 gene encoding uncharacterized protein, protein MATRALVAAVAGRRVAAHAGLAVLSSGSCCRRGGAVQSFSHSTAEREREGHADADADATAATAAQVEAALNRKNVEVVQGGRSATLVTADAAEALGGVGDGAASADDAWVPDQETGVFVPADEASGDGNGNGNRHTGSTSPSVLDQAVFVREEDMEDVERPDMGTVDVADAGTGAK, encoded by the exons ATGGCCACGAGAGCTCTCGTCGCCGCTGTCGCCGGCCGCCGTGTGGCCGCGCATGCTGGGCTCGCCGTTCTCTCCTCCGGCTCCTGCTGCAG GCGCGGAGGAGCAGTGCAGAGCTTTTCCCACAGCACTGCCGAGCGGGAGCGGGAGGGCCACGCCGACGCCGATGCCGACGCGACGGCCGCCACCGCGGCGCAGGTGGAGGCGGCGCTGAACCGCAAGAACGTGGAGGTGGTCCAGGGGGGCCGCTCCGCGACGCTGGTCACGGCCGACGCGGCCGAAGCGCTGGGCGGCGTGGGCGACGGCGCCGCCAGCGCCGACGACGCGTGGGTGCCCGACCAAGAGACGGGCGTCTTCGTCCCTGCTGACGAGGCGTCCGGCGACGGGAACGGCAACGGCAACAGGCATACCGGGTCCACGTCTCCGTCGGTGCTGGACCAGGCGGTGTTCGTCCGCGAGGAGGACATGGAGGACGTCGAGAGGCCCGACATGGGCACCGTGGACGTGGCCGACGCCGGCACCGGCGCCAAGTGA